DNA from Variovorax sp. PBL-H6:
CGAGGCCGATGAGTGCTCGCATCATCCGCTGCCGCGCGGTGGAAGGGGCCTTGATCATTGCTTCATCGCTCCGAGGATTGTTGGCATATGAATCACCCCCGCGCCGGGTGCAACACCACGGTGCGCCGCTGCGCCATTCGCTCGGCTGCGTTGGTCCGGTCCTTCACGTCGCCGGCCAGTTGACCGCAGGCCGCATCGATGTCGTCGCCGCGGGTCTTGCGCACCGTGGTCACGATGCCGGCTTCGCTCAGGAGCCGGGCGAAGGCGAGCACGCGCGGCTGCGGCGAGCGCAGCAGGCCGGAGGCCGGGAAGGGGTTGAAAGGGATCAGGTTGAACTTGCAGGAGATGCCCTGCGAGCGCACCAGCTCGACCAGTTGCCGTGCATGCTCGGGCTGGTCGTTCACACCGTCGAGCATGCAGTACTCGAAGGTGATGAAGTCGCGCGGCGCATGCGCCAGGTAGCGCTGGCACGCCTCCAGCAGTTCGACCAACGGGTATTTGCGGTTGAGGGGCACCAGGTCGTCCCGCAGCGCATCGTTGGGCGCATGCAGCGACACCGCCAGTGCCACGGGGCAATCGGTCCCCAGCCGGTCGATCATGGGCACCACGCCGGAGGTCGACACCGTGACCCGGCGGCGCGACAGCCCGTAGGCGTTGTCGTCGAGCATGGTGCGCAAGGCCGGCACCAGGGCCGCGTAGTTCTGCAGTGGCTCGCCCATGCCCATCATCACGACGTTGGAGATGACGCGCCCATCCTGGTCGCGGCTGCGTTTGAGATGCTTGCGCAGGAAATGCTCGGCAAACCACAGCTGGGCCACGATCTCGCCGGTACTCAGGTTGCGGCTGAAGCCCTGGTGGCCGGTGGAGCAGAAGCGGCAGCCCACCGCGCAACCGGCCTGGGACGACACGCACAGCGTGCCGCGATCGTCTTCGGGGATGAACACTGCCTCGACCGCGTTGCCATCGCCGACATCGAACAGCCACTTGATGGTGCCGTCGGCCGATTCCTGCTGGGTGATGACAGGCAGCGCCTCGATGTGCGCACTGCCCGCGAGCTTCTCGCGCAGGGACTTGGCGAGATCGGTCATCTGCGCGAAGTCGCTCGCGCCGCGCTGGTGGATCCAGCGGAACAGCTGAGTGGCGCGGAAACGCTTCTCGCCGAGCCTTTCGCAAAACGCGGCCAGCCCGTCGAGATCGAAGTCGAGCAGGTTGGCTGTGGTCATTGTGCGGAAGGAGGCTCCGCGTCAGCGGGCCTTGAGCTCGGGGAAGAAGAAGGCGATCTCGACCTTCGCGGTTTCGGCGGCGTCCGAGCCATGGACGGCGTTGGCATCGATGCTGTCCGCAAAGTCGGCGCGGATGGTGCCGGGGGCTGCCTTCTTGGGATCGGTGGCGCCCATCAGGTCACGGTTCTTGCTGATGGCGTCCTCCCCCTCGAGGGCCTGCACGAACACGGGACCGGAGATCATGAAGCTGACCAGATCCTTGAAGAAGGGGCGCTCCTTGTGCACGGCGTAGAACTGCTCGGCGTCCGCCTGCGAGAGCTGCACGAACTTGGCGGCCACGATCTTGAGGCCGGCGGCCTCGAAGCGGGAGACGATCTTGCCGATGACGTTCTTCGCCACGGCGTCGGGCTTGATGATGGAGAGGGTGCGTTCGATGGCCATTGAAGTGCTTTCTTGAGTGCTTGGATTTCGATGAGTTCCGTCAAGCCGCAGCGACAGGCTGCGCTCCCTTGACAAAGCCTCCGATTTTAACCGGCGCGGCCATCACCGCCCGTGACGGGCGCGTGAATGAACCCCTGCTGATTGCGCGATTCAGCGGCCGCGGCGACGCCCGCCGCCCTGCCCGCCGAAGTTGCCGCCCGAAGGCCCTCCTCCGCCGCTGCGGCGGGGCCCCGCGCGCTGCTCCTTGCGTTGACGCGAGAAGCTGTCGGCGCCGATGTAGCCAAGCGAGGTCTTCATCGGATCCGGCTGACTGTTGCCGCCACCACCACCCGGGGCGCGGTCGTCACGCTTGCCGCCCTGGCGGTTGCGGCTTGCCTGTCCCTGCCCCTGCGGCGCGCCGCCATTGCCGCCGCGGCCGCGGGCGTTGGGCCCGCTGGTCAGCGGATTCGGGATCGGCGGCTCGCGGCCCTCGGCCTGCGCACCACCGCCATTGCGGTTACCGCGGCGCTTGCGATTGCGGTTGTTGCGGCCACCGCCGTCCTGGCCGCTGCCCTTCGGGCCGGGGGCGCCTCGTGCGGGGCGCTCCGCTCCTGCTGCCTGGAACAGTGCGCGGATGTCTCGCTCGTCCAGCTCCATCCAGGCGCCGCGCTTCAGCCCACGCGGCAGCACCATGGCGCCGTAGCGGATGCGGATCAGGCGGCTGACCGCGTGGCCCACCGATTCGAAGAGACGGCGCACCTCGCGGTTGCGGCCCTCGGAGATGGTGACGCGGTACCAGCAGTTCGAGCCTTCGCCACCGCCGTCCTCGATCGTGCCGAAATGCGCCATGCCGTCGTCGAGGCGCACGCCGTCCAGCAGGCGCTGCTTTTCGTCGTTGCTCAGCGCGCCCAGCACCCGGACCGCGTACTCGCGCTCCAGGCCGAAGCGCGGATGCATCAACTGATTGGCCAGTTCGCCGGAGCTGGTGAAGAGCAGCAAGCCCTCGGTGTTGAGGTCGAGGCGCCCGACCGACTGCCACTTGCCTTGCTGCAGGCGCGGCAACTTTCGGAAGACGGTGGGGCGGTTTTGCGGATCGTCGTGCGTGACGACCTCGCCGACAGGCTTGTGGTAGGCGATCACGCGCGCCGGCGGCGGCGCGATGCGATAGCGGATGGGCTTGCCGTTGAGCTTGACCTGATCGCCGAACTGGATTCGCTGGCCGATGTGCGCCGGCTCGTTGTTGACCGAGATGCGCCCC
Protein-coding regions in this window:
- the rlmN gene encoding 23S rRNA (adenine(2503)-C(2))-methyltransferase RlmN gives rise to the protein MTTANLLDFDLDGLAAFCERLGEKRFRATQLFRWIHQRGASDFAQMTDLAKSLREKLAGSAHIEALPVITQQESADGTIKWLFDVGDGNAVEAVFIPEDDRGTLCVSSQAGCAVGCRFCSTGHQGFSRNLSTGEIVAQLWFAEHFLRKHLKRSRDQDGRVISNVVMMGMGEPLQNYAALVPALRTMLDDNAYGLSRRRVTVSTSGVVPMIDRLGTDCPVALAVSLHAPNDALRDDLVPLNRKYPLVELLEACQRYLAHAPRDFITFEYCMLDGVNDQPEHARQLVELVRSQGISCKFNLIPFNPFPASGLLRSPQPRVLAFARLLSEAGIVTTVRKTRGDDIDAACGQLAGDVKDRTNAAERMAQRRTVVLHPARG
- the ndk gene encoding nucleoside-diphosphate kinase, with translation MAIERTLSIIKPDAVAKNVIGKIVSRFEAAGLKIVAAKFVQLSQADAEQFYAVHKERPFFKDLVSFMISGPVFVQALEGEDAISKNRDLMGATDPKKAAPGTIRADFADSIDANAVHGSDAAETAKVEIAFFFPELKAR
- a CDS encoding pseudouridine synthase, whose product is MSPSDPEDAAMLPPGPASDEELAVSPARPAGDGAEPAGEAAAEAPRKRRPRRRKPVEEAPGAETDETETPVVLVAQDAPEVPEVPEVPEVPEVPEVPAVAVEAPPAAEPQAFMADRVRDEDVDVDEEEDQDEEPDEEEDDLDRARRAAEREQRNAPPPEPIRFVDVVSGQFDADEDSPEVPPLKRVLLPEADSPKLHKVLAQAGLGSRLEMEQLILQGRISVNNEPAHIGQRIQFGDQVKLNGKPIRYRIAPPPARVIAYHKPVGEVVTHDDPQNRPTVFRKLPRLQQGKWQSVGRLDLNTEGLLLFTSSGELANQLMHPRFGLEREYAVRVLGALSNDEKQRLLDGVRLDDGMAHFGTIEDGGGEGSNCWYRVTISEGRNREVRRLFESVGHAVSRLIRIRYGAMVLPRGLKRGAWMELDERDIRALFQAAGAERPARGAPGPKGSGQDGGGRNNRNRKRRGNRNGGGAQAEGREPPIPNPLTSGPNARGRGGNGGAPQGQGQASRNRQGGKRDDRAPGGGGGNSQPDPMKTSLGYIGADSFSRQRKEQRAGPRRSGGGGPSGGNFGGQGGGRRRGR